The Variovorax sp. S12S4 genome includes the window GCGCTCCGCGAGACGCGGAAACAGGGCGTACAGCGCATCGACCGTCCAGCGCGGCGCGCTGCCCGGCCGGGGCCGTGCGAAGGCGCGCAGGTGCTCGTCGACGCTGAGGTTCGGAAACACATGCCGCCCCTCGGGCACGATGGCCACGCCGCGCCGGGCGATGGCGTCCGGCTTGTGGCCGCCGATGGCATCGCCGCCGAAGTGCACGCTGCCGCGCATCGGCGCGAGCGTGCCCGTCAGCACCTTCAGCAGCGTGCTCTTGCCCATGCCGTTGCGGCCGAGCAGCGCGAGCACTTCGCCCGCGCCGATCTTCAAGTCGATACCGAACAGCACCTGGCTGGCGCCGTAGCCGGCCTCGACGGATTTCGCGTCGAGCAATGTGGTGGCCGCGTTCATGCGTGTCCCTCTGCTTCCGTACCGAGATACACCGCCTGCACGTCGGGGTGTCCGCGCACTTCGTCGGCCGTGCCGCTCATCAGCACGCGCCCTTGCACCAGCACCGTGAGCCGGTCGGCCAGGCGGAACACCGCGTCCATGTCGTGCTCGATCAGCAGGATGGCCATCGACTCGCGCAGCGATTCGATCAGCTCCACCATGCGCGCCGATTCGTCGGGGCCCATGCCGGCCATCGGCTCGTCGAGCAGCAGCAGCTTGGGCTCGGCCGCAAGCGCCAGCGCCACGTCGAGCGCACGCTGGGCACCATGCGGCAGGGTGCCCGCAATGCGGTGGCGTTCGCTGCCCAGGCCGACGCGTTCGGCCAGCGCCACGGCACGCTCCACCAGGGCGCGCTCGTTCGCGCGCGGTGCCATGAAGCGCAGGCTGCTGCCCGCATGGGCCTGCGCCGCGAGCATCAGGTTGTCGTGCACGGTTTCCTTGGCAAACACGCGCGTTACCTGGAAGCAGCGCGACATGCCGGCCGCCACGCGCTGGTGGTCTTTGAAGCCGGTGATGTCCTTCTCGTCCAGCAGGATGCGCCCGGCGTCGGCCTTGAGCAGCCCGGTGATCAGGTTCACCAGCGTGGTCTTGCCCGCGCCGTTAGGCCCGATGAGCGCATGCACTTCGCCGCGCTCCACGGTCAGGTTCACATGGTCGGTTGCGAGCAAGCCGCCAAAGCGCTTGACCAACCCTTCGATTCTGAAAAGGCTCATGTCTTACTCCCTCGCCCCTCTGGGGAGAGGGCCGGGGTGAGGGGCAAGCGGCGCTTGTACAAAGCTGCGAGTCCTTTGGGCGCCCACAACGCAACAGCAATCAACAGCAATCCGAGCGGCATGTGCCAGTGCTCCGTGTATTGCTTCAAGAACTCTTCCAGCAGCAGCCACACGATGGCGCCCACAGGCCCGCCCCAGCTGCGCCCCAGCCCGCCGATGACGACCATCACGAGCAGCGTGGCCGATTGCGTCCAGTGCATCGTCGCCGGGCTCACGAACCCGTTGCCGCCCGCAAGCAGCGCGCCCGCCAGCCCCGCGATGGCGCCGGCAATCGTGAAGGCCACCAGCTGCAGCCGGAACACCGGGTAGCCCAGTGCCCGCATGCGCGTCTCGTTGTCGCGAATGCCCATGAGCGCATGGCCGAAGCGCGACTGCGTTGCACGCTGCAGCCACCAGAGCGCCAGCGCCACGATGACCAGCACTACCCAATAGAAGTTCGACTCGTTGCCCAGGTCGAGCCCGGGCAGCAGCGTCGGGCGGCTCATGAGCGTGTAGCCGTCGTCGCCGCCATAGCGCCGCAGCGACACCACCACGAAGTACAGCATCTGCGCAAAGGCCAGCGTGGTCATGATGAAGTACACGCCGCGCGTGCGCAGCGCCACCGTGCCGATGAGCGCTGCAACCAGGCCGGCGACCAGCGCGGCCAGCGGCCACATCACCCATGCCGACATCACGCCCGCATCGCTGAGCGCCACCACCGTGTACGCGCCCATGCCGATGAAGCCCGCATGCCCGAGCGCCACCATGCCGCCGAAGCCGAGGATGAAATTGAGGCTCGCGGCCGCGAGCGCCACCACGAGCACGCGCCGCACGAAGCCGATGTAGAAGTCGAGCCCGAGCAGCGGTGCGACCAGCGGAAACGCCGCGAGTACAAGCAGCGGCAGGAGGATGTAGATCTTTTTCATGGACGCGTCCGCGCCTTCGAGAGGTGCCGGGCCATCGGCGAGCGCAGCGAAGCCCGTTCGGGGAACACCGCGGAACCGGCTTTGCCGGGCCGCCGGTGTTGCCCCCGGAGAGGGGGTTGGCGAAGCGACACGAAGTGCGCGCAGCTTGGGGGTGAACTCATGACCGCGCCGAGAAAAGGCCGGAGGGCCGGAAGATGAGGACGACCACCATCAGCGCATACATCGCCACTTCGGCGAACAGCGGCCCCAGGTCGGCAGCCGTGGCCGGCGGCAGCGTGGCGCGCAGCAGCATCGGCACGAAGGCGCGGCCGATGGTGTCGACCACGCCCACCAGCAGCGCGGCCACGAAGGCGCCGCGCACCGAGCCGATGCCGCCGATCACCAGCACCACCAGCGCCGGAATCAGGATGGCTTCGCCCATGCCCACCTGCACCGCGACGATGGGCCCCATCAGCGCGCCGGCCAGTGCAGCCAGCGCCGCGCCGAGCAGGAACACGCCGTTGAAGATGCGACCCACGCGCACGCCCATCAGCTCGGCCATCGGCCGGTCTGAAGCGCCCGCGCGCACCCGCATGCCGATGCGCGTGTGGTTGACCAGCAGGTAGAGCGCAAGCGCCACCAGCAGCCCGCCGGCCAGGATGACGAGCCGGTACGCCGGGTAGGGCAGGCCGTCCACCAACTCGATAGGCCCGGAGAGGGCGGCCGGCGTCGGCGCCATCACCGGCGACGGCCCCCAGGCCATCTTGACGATGTCGTCCGCCACCAGGATCACGCCGAAGGTCGCGAGCACCTGCGCCAGGTGGTCGCGCGTATAGAGGCGCCGCATCAGCAGCACTTCGAGCAGCAGCGCCACCACCACCGTCACGGCCACCGCAATCACGATGGCCGCGGTGAACGAGCCGGTGCGCGTGTGCGCCTCTGCCGCCACATAGGCGCCCGACATGAAGAGCGAGCCGTGCGCCAGGTTCAGCACGTCCATGATGCCGAACACCAGCGTGAGCCCCGCCGCCAGCAGGAACAGCATCAGCCCATAGCCGAGGCCATTGAGCAGCTGCTCGAGAACGAGGATGCCGCTCACTTGAGGGGGCACTTGTCGGCGTACGAGTCGCCGTAGTTCGTGAGAACGGTGTTGATCAGCTTGTTCGTGACCTTGCCCTGTGCATCCTTGCCGATCACGCGCAGATAGAAGTTCTCGATCGGAAAGTGATTGTTCGCATACTTGAAGTTGCCGCGCGTCGAGGCGTAGTTGGCCTTCTTGAGAGCGGCCACCACGGCTTCGCGGTTTTGCGCGTTGCCGCCGGCCTGCTTCACGGCGGCGTCCATCGCAAGAATGGCGTCATAAGCCTGCGCCGCATACACCGACGGATAGCGGCCGTTGTATTCCTTGCGGAATGCGGCCACGAAAGCCTTGTTGGCCGCGTTGTCCAGGTCGTGCGCCCAGTGCGAGGTGTTGAACAGGCCGAGCATCGGCTCGCCCACGGCGCCGATCACGTCCTCGTCGGCCGAGAAGCCGCTGGTCACGAGCGTGATGTCCTTCGAGAGGCCCGCGCCCACGAACTGCTTGATGAAGTTGATGCCCATGGCGCCGGGCAGGAAGAAGTAGATCGAGTCGGGCTTGGCCGCGCGCAGCTGCGCGAGTTCGGCGGCGTAGTCGATCTGGCCGAGCTTGGTGTAGAGCTCGTCGGCGACCTGGCCCTTGAACTGGCGCTTGAAGCCGCCGAGTGCATCCTTGCCGGCGGGATAGTTGGGAGCGATCAGCACGGTCTTCTTGAAGCCGCGGTCCTGTGCGAACTTGCCGGCGGCCTCATGGAACTGGTCGTTCTGGTATGCCGTGCCGAAGAAGTACGCATTGCACTGGGCACCCGCAAACTGGCTCGGGCCGGCGTTGGCCGAAAGGTACGGCACCTTGGCGTTGAACAGCGTCGGGCCGACGGCCAGCGCCACGTTGGACCCGATGGGGCCGCTGAAAATATCGATCTTGTCGCGCTGGATCATGCGGTCGACCAGCTGCTTGGCCTGGTCGGGGCTGCCGGCCATGTCGGCTTGCACAAACTCCACGTCTTGTCCGCCGAGCTTGCCGCCCAGCTGCTTGATGCCGAGCGCAAAGCCGTCGCGCGCCTCGGCGCCCAATGCCGCGAAGGGGCCCGAGATGTCGAGCGCCAGGCCCACCTTGACGGGCGCGGCCATGGCGGATGCCGCACCGCCAAGGGCTGCACCGCAGAGCAGCAGCGAAAGCAGGGTGCGCGGCAGCGCGGGCAACTTCGGGGACGGGTGGCTCATGGGTTCTCCAGGGCAAAGGAAGGGTGAAACGATGTCACCGGCACCGCGCCATGCGGTGCCAGGAACATCGAACCGTTGATAGCTAAATACTTTAACCATAAACAATTCGGTGTCAACGGTGCTAGCACGAATGGTGCCAGTGAATCGTGTCACTTCCTGGTGCGCGGATCGCCTCAGCCGAAGGGGCTGGCCGTGGCAAACCACAGGCCGATGCCGGTGGCGATGATGAACGCGCCGTCGGTCACGCCGGCCACCAGGAAGAACTTGCTCTGCAGCGCGTCGATCATCTCGGGCTGGCGCGCACTGCTTTCGAGAAACTTCTGGCCGACGAGCGCAATGCCCAGACAGGAGCCGAGCGCCGCGATGCCGATCAGCAGGGCCACTGCGAGCGGAAGGATGTTGAAGCCGGTCATGGTGTTTTCTCCTGGTTGGTTGATCGATGGAGGTACTTTCTCAAAGCGGGTGCGTGCGGTCCATGACGCCGGAGGTCATCGGCAGGACGAAAAAAGCCGGCCGCGAGAGGCGGCCGGCTTTTCAGGGGAGCGTCAGCGCGTCAGGGCAGTTGGGTCCAGCTCTGGTTCGTACCGCCGTTGCAGGTCCACGTGATGAGCGCGGTGTCCTGCGCCGTGGAAGCGTTCGGCACGTCCAGGCACGAGCCCGAGGCGCGGTTGCGAATGCTTCCGCCCACCAGGCTCCACTGCGCCGTGTTGCCGGCCGAGCAGGCCACCTGCACCACCGGCGCGTTGGTGGTCGCCGTACCGTTCTGCGCCAGGCACAGGCCGCTGTGCTCGGCCGCGAACTGCACGTAGCCGCCGGTGATGCTGTTCACGGTGAACTTCTCGTTGCCCGCGTTGCCGCAGGGCCATTGCACCGCCGTTGTGCCGCTGGTGGTGAGCGCGCCCTTGATGTTCACGCACATCGTGGGGTTCAGGTCCGAGCGCAGGCGCGTGACCACGGCCGGGGCCGTGTCCAGCGATCGCACGTACTCGCGCAGCGCGACCACATCATTTGCCGGCAAGCTCGACGCGTTGCCGTGGCCGCCGCTCAGCACGTCCTGCAAGGTGGCCGCCTGCCCGTTGTGGAAGAAGGCCGTGGTGTTCCAGGTGCCCGAGAGCGTGGGCGTGTCGAAACCCAGGCCCGCCAGCGGCTGGTTGATGCCCTTGCCGGAGGAGAGCTGGATCGTGCCCACGTCGTGCCTGAGGCCGTCGCGGAAGGTGCCTCCGGTGTGGCAGGTGGCGCACTGCGCCGTGTTGAACACCGTCTGGCCTCGCGCCGCCTCCACGCTCAGGCTGCCGTCCGCCGCACGCGCCGGGCTGCGCATGTACTTGTTCAGCGAACCCAGGTAGGCCGCAAGGTCGTCCAGCTGCGCGTTCTTGCCGGCCTTGGGCGCGCCCAACGGATCGGAGGTGGCCGCGAAGTCGGCATTGCTCAGGAAGCCCGTTCCGCCGAACTCGTTGCGGATGTCGTTCTCGAAGTCCTGCACCTCGTCGAAGTTGGCGGTCCAGTGCATCTTGCCGTGGCCGGCGCCGCGCTTGCCCATGAGGCTGATGGTGCGTCGAAGACCTTCACCGCGCTGCGTGAAGTCCCACACCATGCCGTCGTCGCCGCCATCGGCATGGCAGCTTGCGCACGAGATGTAGTTGTCCTTGCTCATGCGCCGGTCGGAGGCGTTGTAGAACACCTGCTTGCCGCGCAAGGCCGCGGCCGCCATGGGCTCCTGCGCCACCGTCGACACGTTCTGCAGGAAGGTCGCGGCATTGCTCTCCGAACTCAGCACCAGGGCCACGTCGTGCACCGAGACCGAGCGCGCCAGGAAGTTGTTGACGAACAGCCGCTTGCGTGCCGCATCCAGGTACAGGCCGTGCGGCGCGCTGCTGGCGTTGATCTCGCCGCGAACCGCGCGGCTGTAGGGGTCGACGATCGCCACGCGGTTGCCTTCCATCTGCGCCACGAACAGGTAGTCGCCCGATGGAGAGAACAGCGCGGCGCGCGCGGGCGCGCGGTCGTCGAAGTCGATCTGCTCGTCGAACACTTCCGCGGCGGTCTGCAGGTTGACCTGCGAGAGGATGGAGCGCACCGTCTGGTCGTGCAGCAGGTTGTTGCCGTCCCTGAACTTGCCGCGCACGATGTTGTCCTTCTTCGAAGGCAGCACCGCGCGCCGGCCGTCGGGCGAGATCACCACCTGGCTCAGGTAGTTGGCCACGCCGCGCGCGCGGCCCTCGGTGTCCACGGTGGTGGTGTCCACCGGCAGCGCAATGGTGCTCATGGCGCTCATGCTCTGCAGGTTCACCTTGTGCAGCTGGCCGCCGGTCATCTGCGACTTGAAGCGCGTGACATACGCCGCCTGTGCGTCCGAGCTCACCGCAATGCCGCGCAGGCTGCCTTCGAGTGCAACCGCGCCGGTGGTGGCGCCGTTGCTCGGGTCGAAGCTCATCAGCACCGACTTGCTCTCCAGCGTCAGCAGGCCCTTGGTTCCGTCAGGCGTGAAGGCCACGCCGTAGGGGCCGCTGCCGTAGGCCAGCGGCACGGTGGCCGAGAGGCTGCCGTCGGCCGCGCTGAGCGCCACCAGCTTGTCCTCGCCCTGCACCGTGACCCAGATGCGCCCATCGGGGCCCACGGCCAGCGTTTTCGGCTCGTCGCCCACGCGCACTTCCCATCGCTTGGCCAGGGTCTGTGCGTCGATGGCGGCGACCGTGCCGCTGTCGGGGTTGACCGAGTAGACCGAATTCGCGTCGCCCGCGATGTTGGTGGTGTGCGTGGGCGCCCGCGGCGTGGTCGGGACGATCACCGTGAGGTTGTAGGTGTAGAAGGTCTCGCGCCCGCTCGCGTCTCGCACGGTCAGCGTCACTGTGTAGTGGCCCGGCCGCGTGTAGGTATAGGTATAGCGCGGCTGGGTGGAGTAGGCCGTCTGCGTGCCATCGCCGAAGTTCCAGCGGAACTGCGCGCCGCTGCTGCCGAGCGTGGCGGGGTCGAACACCAGTTGCCCATTGACGATCTTCGGCCCGCCGCTGATGCCCGGGTCGCCGATGACGGCTTGCCCGCGCAGCGTGGCCACTTCGCCGTCGGTGAGCACGCGGCTGTACACGCGCACTTCCGCCAGCGTGCCCTTGAACAGATCGGTATTGCCCTGGATCTGGCCCATGACCTGGAACTTGTTCGCCAGCCCCTTGGTGCCGGTGAGGCCGGTGGAACTGGTCTTCACGCCGTCCACGTACATGGTCTGCGCGCCCGAAGCCGCGTCGCGGGTCATCACCACGTGGTGCCAGTTGCCGTCGTTCACGGCCGCCTGCGAACGTGTGCCCGGGTTGTTGGTGGCCTTGTTGGCCACCGAGAGGTTCATGAAGCCGCTGCCGTCGATCCAGCCCCAGAACACGTCGTCCGCGCCGTTGGCCTGGTCGCGCCCGAAGATGCCGGGCGCGGTCCATGGGTTGGCACTGCCGGCCTGCGTGGTCTTCATGTAGAAGCTCAGCGAGGCGGTGCCGCCGAGCACCGTGGC containing:
- the atpE gene encoding F0F1 ATP synthase subunit C, coding for MTGFNILPLAVALLIGIAALGSCLGIALVGQKFLESSARQPEMIDALQSKFFLVAGVTDGAFIIATGIGLWFATASPFG
- a CDS encoding branched-chain amino acid ABC transporter permease, translated to MKKIYILLPLLVLAAFPLVAPLLGLDFYIGFVRRVLVVALAAASLNFILGFGGMVALGHAGFIGMGAYTVVALSDAGVMSAWVMWPLAALVAGLVAALIGTVALRTRGVYFIMTTLAFAQMLYFVVVSLRRYGGDDGYTLMSRPTLLPGLDLGNESNFYWVVLVIVALALWWLQRATQSRFGHALMGIRDNETRMRALGYPVFRLQLVAFTIAGAIAGLAGALLAGGNGFVSPATMHWTQSATLLVMVVIGGLGRSWGGPVGAIVWLLLEEFLKQYTEHWHMPLGLLLIAVALWAPKGLAALYKRRLPLTPALSPEGRGSKT
- a CDS encoding ABC transporter substrate-binding protein; this encodes MSHPSPKLPALPRTLLSLLLCGAALGGAASAMAAPVKVGLALDISGPFAALGAEARDGFALGIKQLGGKLGGQDVEFVQADMAGSPDQAKQLVDRMIQRDKIDIFSGPIGSNVALAVGPTLFNAKVPYLSANAGPSQFAGAQCNAYFFGTAYQNDQFHEAAGKFAQDRGFKKTVLIAPNYPAGKDALGGFKRQFKGQVADELYTKLGQIDYAAELAQLRAAKPDSIYFFLPGAMGINFIKQFVGAGLSKDITLVTSGFSADEDVIGAVGEPMLGLFNTSHWAHDLDNAANKAFVAAFRKEYNGRYPSVYAAQAYDAILAMDAAVKQAGGNAQNREAVVAALKKANYASTRGNFKYANNHFPIENFYLRVIGKDAQGKVTNKLINTVLTNYGDSYADKCPLK
- a CDS encoding ABC transporter ATP-binding protein; this encodes MSLFRIEGLVKRFGGLLATDHVNLTVERGEVHALIGPNGAGKTTLVNLITGLLKADAGRILLDEKDITGFKDHQRVAAGMSRCFQVTRVFAKETVHDNLMLAAQAHAGSSLRFMAPRANERALVERAVALAERVGLGSERHRIAGTLPHGAQRALDVALALAAEPKLLLLDEPMAGMGPDESARMVELIESLRESMAILLIEHDMDAVFRLADRLTVLVQGRVLMSGTADEVRGHPDVQAVYLGTEAEGHA
- a CDS encoding branched-chain amino acid ABC transporter permease, translated to MSGILVLEQLLNGLGYGLMLFLLAAGLTLVFGIMDVLNLAHGSLFMSGAYVAAEAHTRTGSFTAAIVIAVAVTVVVALLLEVLLMRRLYTRDHLAQVLATFGVILVADDIVKMAWGPSPVMAPTPAALSGPIELVDGLPYPAYRLVILAGGLLVALALYLLVNHTRIGMRVRAGASDRPMAELMGVRVGRIFNGVFLLGAALAALAGALMGPIVAVQVGMGEAILIPALVVLVIGGIGSVRGAFVAALLVGVVDTIGRAFVPMLLRATLPPATAADLGPLFAEVAMYALMVVVLIFRPSGLFSARS
- a CDS encoding LamG-like jellyroll fold domain-containing protein; translation: MKIRYFLMAFLAPLVTLLTHAAITGVSPMTTLDNMATAVAEAMADPLPLQGPGLGNLTYTSAELFKPVSVITSPNHPLDPAHSSAYESREVPATYPGRKDYGMNAGIMINGYFLTSFAPDSGLGPGGFLLYDVSNPRQIQLVKKIYEPEARTKEFRETHSFGTAKIGGKTYVVLPSINGVEFWDFTDINDIKQVKKLALPGVNSGDYENVAWQLWWQAPYLYVASAGRGMFIVDATDPANAVVANRGAGKPNPVPTGELGNFRIGPIFTMGNHMVLTAMESNGGFASLDISDPLNPKVLDSIVGTTPFYYATCFDGKSLHVSTRGGGAKMYSYDLGDRSRFVAEDNRLVIDEQLYCATQDNYVIQGAQTRIHKVDVSNPLNHVEVGRGSILREDDPNFSHSDNGQVAMFGNLVFVGNDHGSGSGFIVHAVDPDITKPEVKQVSPANGAKQQALTSRIGVGMTDSIRPESVNANTFVVRAVGGNTLAGTYSVQLGIINFHPEQPLQPGTSYEVFLPANGVKDYAGNAIGADFKSVFNTGNATDINLQHYWTLAGNLSDQIGSNNGTPASGDAFESIGMNFAARTAGVPLKNDTVATVLGGTASLSFYMKTTQAGSANPWTAPGIFGRDQANGADDVFWGWIDGSGFMNLSVANKATNNPGTRSQAAVNDGNWHHVVMTRDAASGAQTMYVDGVKTSSTGLTGTKGLANKFQVMGQIQGNTDLFKGTLAEVRVYSRVLTDGEVATLRGQAVIGDPGISGGPKIVNGQLVFDPATLGSSGAQFRWNFGDGTQTAYSTQPRYTYTYTRPGHYTVTLTVRDASGRETFYTYNLTVIVPTTPRAPTHTTNIAGDANSVYSVNPDSGTVAAIDAQTLAKRWEVRVGDEPKTLAVGPDGRIWVTVQGEDKLVALSAADGSLSATVPLAYGSGPYGVAFTPDGTKGLLTLESKSVLMSFDPSNGATTGAVALEGSLRGIAVSSDAQAAYVTRFKSQMTGGQLHKVNLQSMSAMSTIALPVDTTTVDTEGRARGVANYLSQVVISPDGRRAVLPSKKDNIVRGKFRDGNNLLHDQTVRSILSQVNLQTAAEVFDEQIDFDDRAPARAALFSPSGDYLFVAQMEGNRVAIVDPYSRAVRGEINASSAPHGLYLDAARKRLFVNNFLARSVSVHDVALVLSSESNAATFLQNVSTVAQEPMAAAALRGKQVFYNASDRRMSKDNYISCASCHADGGDDGMVWDFTQRGEGLRRTISLMGKRGAGHGKMHWTANFDEVQDFENDIRNEFGGTGFLSNADFAATSDPLGAPKAGKNAQLDDLAAYLGSLNKYMRSPARAADGSLSVEAARGQTVFNTAQCATCHTGGTFRDGLRHDVGTIQLSSGKGINQPLAGLGFDTPTLSGTWNTTAFFHNGQAATLQDVLSGGHGNASSLPANDVVALREYVRSLDTAPAVVTRLRSDLNPTMCVNIKGALTTSGTTAVQWPCGNAGNEKFTVNSITGGYVQFAAEHSGLCLAQNGTATTNAPVVQVACSAGNTAQWSLVGGSIRNRASGSCLDVPNASTAQDTALITWTCNGGTNQSWTQLP
- a CDS encoding ABC transporter ATP-binding protein, whose amino-acid sequence is MNAATTLLDAKSVEAGYGASQVLFGIDLKIGAGEVLALLGRNGMGKSTLLKVLTGTLAPMRGSVHFGGDAIGGHKPDAIARRGVAIVPEGRHVFPNLSVDEHLRAFARPRPGSAPRWTVDALYALFPRLAERKANAGNQLSGGEQQMLAIARALSTHPRLLILDEATEGLAPVIREEIWHCIATLKAEGEAILVVDKYVQRLLPLADRHVILERGRVVWQGDSAALDADRSLWTRYLGV